The Toxorhynchites rutilus septentrionalis strain SRP chromosome 3, ASM2978413v1, whole genome shotgun sequence genome includes a region encoding these proteins:
- the LOC129774026 gene encoding uncharacterized protein LOC129774026 — protein sequence MEPVNSGLPRFDPSDTSTVSNRWKKWKRCFEIFLEVNNVTIAERKRSYLLHYAGSDVQDIYFNLKGEDEIHVPNGSDIYKEAIKLLDDYFLPLKCLPRERHIFRNLEQAADESIEKFVLRLREQGNLCEYGEWLEENIKEQIFERGHSDELRAKILTKGNMTLAQTVEMGRSLETIAKHRRNLQKHEEVNRISSSRECYRCGRQGHYANDEDCPARDKKCEKCNLLGHFKRCCKTKPKNSRKNKEGGKKKVRQIVSDNSDTEEEECRDSTSEDGNNVNFVFATNPDQNEMVKCKIGGVKLNWTIDSGAGVNVISSETWKYLKDHEVKVHYHTGHVSKTLLAYGNNKLSVKGMFVAEIATKKSSIRGKVYVVREGGNNLLGRKTAMELGILKIDTSICAVQSSEEKIGKVKDVLVTVQVDPTVKPVQHTQSRVPIPLQPKVEREIEKLLKQDIIEPAPRDSP from the coding sequence ATGGAACCAGTAAATTCAGGCTTACCGAGGTTTGATCCGAGCGACACCTCCACCGTTTCAAACCGATGGAAGAAGTGGAAGCGGTGTTTTGAGATATTCTTGGAGGTAAACAATGTTACCATAGCAGAGCGGAAACGTTCATATTTACTACACTACGCCGGCAGCGACGTGCAAGATATTTATTTCAATCTGAAAGGAGAAGATGAGATACATGTTCCGAACGGGTCGGATATTTACAAAGAAGCAATTAAACTACTGGACGATTACTTTTTGCCGCTGAAATGTTTACCAAGAGAGCGACATATTTTTAGAAATCTGGAACAAGCGGCGGATGAATCAATCGAGAAATTTGTACTACGCTTACGTGAACAAGGAAATTTGTGCGAGTATGGAGAGTGGCTAGAAGAAAACATCAAGGAGCAAATTTTCGAGCGAGGACACTCTGACGAATTGAGAGCCAAGATTTTAACGAAAGGTAACATGACGCTTGCACAGACAGTAGAGATGGGTCGTTCACTTGAGACCATCGCTAAGCATCGACGAAATCTACAGAAGCATGAAGAGGTAAATCGCATTTCTAGCTCGAGGGAATGTTATCGGTGTGGCCGCCAGGGCCATTACGCAAACGACGAAGATTGTCCGGCACGTGACAAGAAGTGTGAAAAATGTAATCTACTGGGACATTTTAAACGATGTTGCAAAACTAAGCCGAAAAATTCACGCAAGAACAAAGAAGGTGGAAAGAAAAAAGTACGTCAAATCGTGAGCGATAATTCAGACACTGAGGAAGAGGAATGTCGAGATTCAACATCTGAAGATGGAAATAACGTCAACTTTGTGTTTGCAACCAATCCGGACCAAAATGAAATGGTTAAATGTAAGATCGGaggagtaaaattgaattggacGATCGATTCCGGAGCAGGAGTTAACGTTATTAGCAGTGAAACATGGAAGTACCTGAAGGATCATGAAGTGAAGGTTCATTACCATACCGGTCATGTTTCGAAAACATTATTAGCTTACGGGAATAATAAACTATCGGTAAAAGGGATGTTTGTTGCAGAAATTGCCACCAAGAAGTCATCGATAAGAGGCAAGGTGTATGTCGTCCGCGAAGGCGGCAATAACTTACTGGGACGGAAGACTGCAATGGAACTGGGTATCCTTAAAATAGACACATCTATTTGTGCGGTTCAGTCGAGTGAAGAAAAGATCGGGAAGGTGAAGGATGTCCTCGTCACCGTGCAGGTGGACCCAACAGTCAAACCAGTTCAACACACACAAAGTCGTGTTCCGATTCCTCTGCAACCGAAAGTtgagagagaaatagagaagTTATTGAAGCAGGATATAATTGAACCAGCGCCACGAGATTCGCCGTAG
- the LOC129774025 gene encoding uncharacterized protein K02A2.6-like — MNGIIIRSDRIVVPVNLRQRVLNLAHIGHPGIERTKQRLRSKVWWPNVDKDAEKMVKSCLDCQLVTGTITPEPMNIRELPQQPWYVLAMDILGPLPSGDSILVLIDFYSRFRIIDVLRSTTTDDILNRLGHTFMRMGIPAVLITDNARNFTSQKMEDFCKVHGIQLKHTTPYWPQANGEVERQNRTILKTLRISALNGTDWKRNLEEANYVYSLTRHPATGRSPAEIALGRRFRDWIPQIPELIHEDEEIRDCDKIYKSNSKKYFDSHHKTNKVDLQHQDIVLMRNLLPQNKLSPMFHANPAKVIERQGNSVLVETGDGRKYRRNSAHLKKLQQSQDSFAGQQHTTVEESDVAESNVDWGTPFPSSHQTSSTPIVNDERSQREGTLERPRREARRPLRYDDFELE, encoded by the coding sequence ATGAACGGAATAATAATTCGAAGTGATCGAATAGTGGTGCCAGTCAATCTCCGACAGCGTGTGCTGAACCTTGCACACATAGGACATCCGGGAATCGAAAGGACAAAACAACGCCTCCGCAGCAAAGTGTGGTGGCCGAACGTAGACAAGGACGCAGAAAAGATGGTAAAATCTTGTCTGGATTGCCAGTTGGTGACAGGAACAATAACACCAGAACCTATGAATATTCGCGAACTTCCTCAACAGCCATGGTACGTGTTGGCAATGGACATATTAGGCCCGCTGCCATCCGGCGACTCGATCCtcgttttgattgatttttacaGTCGCTTCCGTATCATAGATGTACTTCGATCAACAACAACTGATGATATATTAAATCGACTGGGCCATACATTCATGAGAATGGGAATTCCAGCGGTATTGATTACCGACAACGCTCGTAACTTCACCAGTCAGAAGATGGAAGATTTTTGTAAAGTTCATGGCATCCAGCTTAAGCATACTACTCCATATTGGCCACAGGCCAATGGAGAGGTAGAGAGACAAAATCGCACCATTCTGAAGACATTGAGAATATCTGCGCTAAATGGAACTGACTGGAAAAGGAATTTGGAGGAGGCAAACTATGTTTATTCCCTAACAAGACATCCGGCAACTGGACGCTCACCAGCAGAAATTGCGTTGGGCAGAAGATTCCGAGATTGGATTCCACAGATTCCGGAATTAATTCACGAGGATGAAGAGATCAGAGACTGTGACAAAATTTATAAGAGCAACTCTAAGAAATATTTCGACTCTCATCATAAAACGAACAAGGTGGATCTTCAACATCAAGATATAGTTCTAATGCGTAACCTGTTACCACAAAATAAACTTTCGCCAATGTTTCACGCTAATCCTGCTAAAGTGATTGAAAGGCAGGGTAACAGTGTGTTGGTGGAAACAGGAGATGGTAGAAAATATCGCAGGAATTCCGCTCATCTCAAGAAACTACAACAAAGCCAGGATAGTTTCGCTGGCCAGCAACATACAACCGTTGAGGAATCCGATGTCGCTGAGAGTAACGTGGATTGGGGCACCCCATTTCCATCATCGCATCAGACTTCCAGCACACCTATCGTCAACGATGAGAGGTCACAACGTGAAGGCACACTAGAGAGACCGAGGCGAGAGGCTAGACGTCCTCTGCGGTACGATGACTTTGAACTAGAGTGA